Sequence from the Rhinatrema bivittatum chromosome 6, aRhiBiv1.1, whole genome shotgun sequence genome:
TGGCTTGCAGATATATGGAGTGTTGAGCCACATGTTCCAGAATTTGCAGGGTTTCCTTGCATAGGGaccaggaaccggaccctccttgtttgttgatgaaGAACATCGCAACTTGGTTGTTGGTGTAAACCATAACTCTTCATCCTCTTAAGTGCAGAAAGAACATATGGAGGGCGTCTTGATCGCTCTGAGCTCTAAGACGTTGATTTGAAGGCCTTGTTCCTGTGTAGACCACAGACCTTGTGTTTGCAGGTGGTCTAGATGTGCACCCCAGCTCTTGCATGAGGCATCTGTGGTAAGGACCGCATTGTGTTGGGGAGTAGAGAACAATGCTCCTGTCTGCAAATTCTTCCCCCAAAGCCACCACTGTATATCCCGTAGCATTGCCTGAGTAAATTTCACCTTGGTTGATAACAGTTGTGTGTGTTTCCATTGTCGTTTGAATCCCCACTGTAGACGACGCGGTAATGGCAGCCGCCATATGACCCTGGACGGTGAGGATTTGTCGCGCTGATGGTGTTTTGAGTACCTTTGTGGTTGGAAAGAGGCGGTGCATCTCTAGTCTCCTGTCTTCTGGTAGGAACGCCCTGGCGCGGACGGTGTCAAGATgcgctcctatgaactgaagagATTGCGGAGTGAGAAttgatttttggtaattgactaTGATCCCCAAACCGTTCAGGCATTGAATGGTCTATGTAGGTAGTTGTTGAGCATCTGGAGCTCGGATGCCACTATcagccaatttatttatttatttaaaatttttatataccgacattcatccaggatatcacatcggtttacagtgtaacacaaacaaacgccaggcatggcgcttgtTTGTAGGGGAAAATGTTGATGCCCTGTTGAAGGAGAtgcgccaccaccactgccatgcacttggtgaagactctgggggctGCCGAGAGTCCAAAGGGTAGTACCCGATACTAATAGTGTCTCTTCTGAAACTGGAAGGACAGGTATTGCCACGAAGAATGGTGTATTGGAATATGGGTATAGGCATCTTTCaaatctatggagcacatccaatctttGGGTTGGAGAAGCGGTAAGATCGTCTTTAGGGATACCATCTTAAATTTTTCTTTGACCAAGTGTTTGTTCAACTCTCTGAGATCCAAGATTGGTCTCGGTCACCTgtcttcttgggaattaggaaatacggTGAGTAGAATCCCTTGTCGCGAGCATGAGATGGAATTTGATGAATCGCTCGCTGGTGGAGGAGGGATATGATTTCCTGCTGTAGTTGATGTTGTTGGCCCAGAGATTGGGGGGACAACAGGTGTGGTAGAGTGGGTTTGACGTTGAAATGGAGTTGATATCCCTGTCTTACTATTTCCAGAACCCATAAATCTGTGGTGATGGCTTCCCAGTAAGGTAGACATAATGAAATTCTGCCGGTGGGTACGGCGGTAATGATGATGGCAGCGGCACTAAAATAGGATGTCGATTTTGCAGTCACCTGCGGTTGTTGTGATGGTTGCCATTGTGGTCGTGGCCTTCCTCTTCTAGGATGAGGAGGCTGCGTCGTTGTCCACTGTGGGGGGTTGTAAGGTGCGGGTCGAAACTGTTGGTATTGACGAAAAGGTTGACGAGTTGTTGTTGGCTGCCTGCGAGTAGGTGTGTAATATCTAGGAGGGGTGAAGGAAGGGTTGTGAGTCAGTGATTGAACCTCCACTGCCTGGTCTTTGAGGTGTGCTACCGTCTCTTGTAATTTGTCACCGAAGAGATTATCCCCTTTACAAGGAATGTTCGCTAATCTCTCATGTAACTCTTCTCAAATGGCACTGGATCTGGGCCAGGCCATTCTGCGGGCAGCAACAGCTGAAGCCGATGTGCGAACTGATGACTCAAACCCTTCATACACCGTACAAAGGAGGTGTCTGATACCCTCTTCCAAATTCTGAATTGGATGATTGACGAACGGCGTTGCCAAGTCTGGATCGGGTAGCGCGGCCTTTAAGGTCTGCAAACTCTCGTAAAGGTACTGCAACAGATAGAATTGATGTTGACTAATCTGTGAAAAGAGCATAGCGGATTGATATGCCCTTTTCCCAAAGTCATCTAAAAGGCGTTGCTCTTTCCCCAGAGGTGCCGAGCTGTGTAATTTTGACCTCTTTGCCTGCTGCATCGCTGATTCCACTACGAGAGATGAGTGTGGAAGTTGCGGTGTGGAATAAAACGGAGATTTTTGCATGCGAAATTTGAGATCCATCTTCCTGGAGACTGGTATGGTACTATAGGGAGACTCCCACATCTTCTCGAGTATGGAATCTAACACTTTGTGCGACGGAAGGGCGGTGGGTTCCATTGGGATATCGACTATCTTGAGGATACCCAATGTTTCCGCCCGTGGATCGGGCATCTTTTGTACCTCTAGGTTGAGAAGAGTTCCATCTTATCCAAGAATTTTGGATAAgagagatcttctgggggtgaGTACAGTTCCGTTGTGTCCTCCGGTGGATCCGAGGGGTATCCTGTGGATGTCGATGGAGAAGGGGGTGATTCCGAATCCACTACTTTGGGTGGTCTCACCCTCTTCGGGGGCAGAGGCATAGGTTGAGAAGGACTCGGTGGGGAGAGATCTTTGGGCGTCTCTGTGGAGGGTTTCCTCGATGGTTTCGATTCTGAACCCAGTCGAGGCAAAGGTGGCATGCTGCCCGTAGAAGACGGCGAGAGGTGAAAGGTGGAGTCAAGCACCTCAAAGAAACCCACTAGTGCAGTGGAGAGATGTGAAAAAGCTTCCTGCGTCTGCAGGGGCATCCTCGGCCTCTGTGGTGGTCCACTGGGAGGCAGTACTGTGGGTTCTATATCCAACTCCATTCTCCTTTTCTTCGGAACTGGTTCACATGGATCCGATTCATCAGTGCCCTGGTCGGAGCTAGGCGAGTGAACGGGAGACTTCCctaaaagggaggaggaagaagatgatGTGATTCTTACATACTCCTCTTCCGAATGAAGGGTTGATCTTCCATACCCCATACTCCGTGGAGAACAAGACTGTTCAGATACCCTAGGACTAGGGTAAGACTGACGGGAGAGGCTTTGGCGGATCTGCCCGATAGGGATGGTACCGTTGTCGATGACCTTCCTTCTCTTTTGGTTTGTCTTGCCTCTTGTGTTTCACCTTCCCCACTCAGACGTGAGGGGTATGTGGAGTTGAGCCCCGTCGTGATGACAGTAGGGCAGTTATTGTTGGTCTTAGCCCAAGCGTTTGTGCCGAGACAGTATGCTGTTTCAGGTGCTCTGTCCCGGTAGTTCTTCGTTTCTGCTTCGAACCTTGCGTCGCGTACTTCGGTCGAGGAGCTTCGTGCGACTTCTTCAACGCACCTTGCATCGGTAGCGGTGCTGCTCGCGTCGCAATGTGCTCTTCCGGCGCCGTTGGGAACGTCCGCCTCACTGATGCGTCGGTCTTCGGCACATGTGCCGTAGTCTGTGCCGATCCCGGCGCCAAAGCGCTGCGACTCGGCGCCTTCGATCTATGCTTCGGTGTAGATGCTGCCGACGCACTTGTGGAGCTTTTCGGCACCGGCCAGTGCAGGTCCCCTCTGCCGTGCGCCATGGTTTCCATGCCCAGACGCTGCCACTTTGAGTCATGCCATTCCCGGCTCTGACTCTGGGCATGATGGCTTCCTTCCAGGCCTCCAGTCCTGAAGGTGGAGGGCTCGACTGAGGCCGCTCTCCTTACCGTTTGGGCCCACTGATGTTCCGGCCCGGGCGAGGAGTGTGCTTCCGATGGTGGGGCATAAGTGCCTGAGTTTCCCAGATGGAGGGCTTGGATCTTCTGGGCCCTCTGTCGGCGGGCCCGCAGCAACATCCTGGCGCAATGTTTGCAGGCGGCCTCCTGATGATCCGGCCCCAAGAACCTGTAGCAGTGATcatgtccatctgtgatggacatgatctTGCCGCAAGTGCAGGGTTTAAACCCGGAAGGCCTCGGATCCACTTTTTTCGacattttctctctgttttttgttCTTGGCTGAGGAGAAGTCCAGCCCCGCGTGCGCTCCCAcgcgcggaaaaacagactgagaagAGACTGTTTTTTTGCACAGGAAGGcatgcgcagccgcacagagcaaaacTCTGTGTTctaagaagctccgcctcctgggccctgatggaaagttcccatgacagcatggctaattcagccctgctatcaacgggaaattATGACTTCATCATGAAATCTGACCTCAGAGGACGAGACCACAGCACCTTTGTACACCTGAAATATGAATATAGCATGAACAGCTGAAGACTGCCCTTCAGTTCAGAGAAAGCAGCACCCTGAGACAACTAAAGCATGAACAACTGAAGAGTTCTTAaaaaaaggagacagcagcacccaGATACACCCAAAGTATGAACTCAGCATGAATAGCTGAGTGAATGGAGGGGGATTCAGAATAAAGTATAGGAGGTGGACATCTTTATTGCAGCAAACCCATCATTCCATAAGGACTCCAGGGATGAAACATTTTGGCAAATCTTTTCAATGTGTAAGCTGCAAGATAAAGCATGGAAAAGTCTTAATGGCTAATGAAGGGATTAATTTactgaatttcatttttattacCAGCACCTCACCCCTCCATCCTCTGCACTCTATAGGGGTGGGTGAGAAGATCACACTCCCAAAACTTTTAAAGAGCTCCTACAAGCCTCCTTTTCCTTTCACATTTGGAGGCCATTCTAAAccctcttttctattttattagttttaaagttcatttttttcactttttgacaaaccaaacaaaacattttatggAATTATTGATGTATCAATTGTGAAGAACCCCATTACGCTGTCTGCAGTGGCTGGATACAGagcttttttccttctcccatttTCTTTATGTGACACAGCATGAAGAAATTAAGGGAATTACAAGAAATATGTCACCCCTCCATCCCCATCACGAGCCAGCAAATGTATTTAAGTCTCAGAAAGGGGAAGTGTATGGGTGTTGAGATTAAAACAGTATCAGTAACATCCTAAACTTATCCATACATACAATTCCTTTCCCACAATTTTAGCATCTTTTTGTATTCACCTTTTTAGCCAGCTCATACATCGTGAAGTTATTTTATTCTTCAAATTCGCTGGAAGTGTTAGGTATAAGTTCAGCGTGTAGAAAGAGTAAACACAGGAACTGGGATAGGGGAATTGTAAGTTGTGGTAAGGATAACTACCTGTGAGTGTTCAACCCATGTTAAATTTGTTAGTTTTTATTTAGACGGATCTTTCCCGTAACTAATATTCTCTCTCTGTTTCATTGCTGTTGTGTATGTGTCCTCCCACTGGTCAGGCTTCCGCTCTTATCTGAAACCCCAGATAGGTACTAGGCTCCGAGCCTCCTTCTCATAGACATCCGGCACCAGCCCAATGGGCGAGGCCACCATCCTGACTGTGTTCTTGCCAAAGAGCTTCTTCTCATAGTCAATGAGCTGGCGCCAGAAGCCAACGTTAGGCCTGACCACTGGTCGGCGCATCTTCACCCACTCATGGGCATCCAGCAAGGACAGCCGGTGGTACTTCATCAGGTAGGCAATGCACAAAGAAGCTGAGCGGCTTACGCCTGCAACGCAGTGCACCAGGGTCCGCCCACTTTTCTTGCCTGTCTGATGGATGCGGTCAGCCACTGAATCGAAGTAGAGGGAGAGTGGGGCATGGGGCAGATCGGGCAGGGGCACCTTCACGTAATCCACATCCGGCCAGTTAGCATTGGGGATCTCTGTCGTGGCATTGATGATGCATGTGATGCCACGGGCAAAGACCAAGTGGCGGTTGGAGGCCGCGTTGCCACTGCACAGGTAAAGGCAAGGACTGATCTGAGCAATGCCCCCAAGGACAGAGAGTGGGGAGCCTACGCCAGGCTTGGAGGCCACTGCTGCCGTGGAAGGTGGGGGTGACCGCCGGAAAAAGCCATGGTTGCGGAAATTCATGGCGCCGTACTGCAGGGACATGTAAGAGAGGGCCCTAGGCAGGGTTCAAAGTTGTGGACTCTGGGATGTGAGAAGTGGTCCTGGTTTCTCTTCTCGGCTGTACTCACCAGAGCTGGAGGTTCTCTTGGGCGTTCCCAGAGACTGCTGAGGACAAGAAAGAAGAAGATATAAGAAAGAGGATGAAATTTCCATTTAATTAAGATCCAGTTCTCCCTAGTTCTCGTGCCCATCATAAATAAGTCTATAGCAAGGtatatttgaatatttctgtGCTGGATAGATGAACAGATAGGTGGACAGATAAATAGATGATAGATGCATTTCATAAATTCAGTGCTAGGCTCTGTTGATATAGAAATTGAGAGATAATGTTTATGTAAGCACAGAAATTAATAAATACTATTCATGTATTAGTTCATGTAAACAGATATAGATAATGTACTATAGTTGATGAACTGATATTGTAGATTGATACAGTGAATAGATGCTATATTATCAATGGACTGATGGTGGAGATACACAGTAGAGTTATATTCATTATTTAATGCTAAAGAAAGGTGTCCTTCCCTGGCGTTTCAAGCTCCAGGCAAAGCAGATAAGCTTTGTCCTTTAAAGAAGCCTCACCACCACAACTCTCCATGCCCTCTCTCCAAGTGTCTCATTCTGAGTCCCAGACAGTGATAGCCGCAGCCCATGAGAAAGTGTATCTATAAAATGACTCTGGGCTTGAGACAGGACAGTTAGAAAGGGGCTAGCACAAGggtaggcaattccagtcctgggctgccaaaaacaggtctggttttcaggacatccacaataaatatgctgatatatttgcatacaacagaggcagtAAAAGCAAAtataccttatgcatattcattgtggttatcctgaaaaccacagcTGTTGTGGCAAGCCAGGAATGTAGATGCCTATCCCTGGGTTAGCATTTTCCCCCAATCCCAAGCTGAAATCACAGTGGTATGTAGTGATCAATGCAGAAAGCAGAGAGAGAATGAGTCATTTAAAGAGATAAGGTGAGAAATTCAAAAAAATGGAGagaggaaaaaatatttaaaaatatagagGAAAGGGAGATAGGTGGCATGGAAGACTACAGGAAGACTACAGAATAGTTATAGACATAACATATAGATAGTAAATAACATGCATACAACACACTATACTGTATACTTACAATGTACAGACTATGTAATATTTCagacagaaatatagaaacagaacCTGAGATGCAGAGAAAGCAAGAAGGGGGCAGAATTTCCTGagacttttttccccattctgtttctatgggggggaaaaagcttagtaaatcaggcccagagTGAGACACAAAGATAAAGAGAGCTAGAGCAGGTTATATGTGTGCACAGACAGATAAGAAAGGATGTTTACATAGATGCTGCATGCCATCATTCCTACCTACCCCTCTGTGCCTACGTCTCAAGGTCCCTTTGCCACTTAGCCCACCTCTGCACATTCCGCATGATGACTGGCTGCAGCCCCTCTTCTGCagggctccccatcaccttctcCCACTTCACACTTTCTGGGCTCTTCAGCATCCCCCTACATGCAAGAGCAGGGGGCATCCTCCCCCTCCTTCATTCCTTTGCCGGTAAGTAGGAGCTAAATTAATCTTCTCTATAAAAATGCCTTTGCTGCAATCGGTACTCAGGAAGACAGGAGAGGGGTGAGAGTGAGGCAGAGCAGGGGCTTTGGAGACTGACCTtgcagaaaggaaagagagaaggagagcagCGTTGCTACATCCTCTTAAAGGGACAGCACAACCAGTGGAAATTCAGCAGAAGGATTTCCTCGCTTTGTGGGATACAGCCAGGGTCCACAGCACTGTACATTGCCATTTGCACAATACCAAGATCCCTTCTTCAAAGAGCATGCATCCAGGGATTCAGTGGAGGGCGTATGCATCCAGGGATTCAGTTCATGTCATTAAGGAAGAGGCTGGGGTATTGGAGTGGGGGTGGTGCAATGCTGAATACTGGGGGTTGATAGCACAGCAAAAAGAGTCACCCTGCTTCCATTTATGATTCATCTCTGAGTCACAGTCTGTTAATTCATAGCACAGAAGAATGGGTGAAATAACTGGGGGAAGGTGTTGTACATGAACTGAGAAATCAGTAACCCTTTCAATCCCTTTCCAAATGTTCTCTTTATATTTTGACCCTTTCTAGTTGCTCCCTGCACATCCTGCCCCCTTCCACTCACCCCATGTTTGTTCTGCCTCTTTGCATAAGCCACTTTCCTTCCTTATACATATTATCTCTATTCATAATTCTGTCCTTTTCCATTCTCTCTTCACGTGCTTTGCCCCTTTCCACTCATTCCATGCATGCTttgctcctttttcttttttcacaacaAGCAAGAATACCTACTGTCAAGGGTTTTCTGTCTGTTCACACCCGggtgcaggtgcacatgtgtagCTTTGGGCCCTTAGTCATGTGGCTGCACATGCAGCAGGTCAGGAAGTCAAAAACCCAAAGGGGGATGGGAGAAGCAAGAGTATCTGTGTCCTTGCTGTCACCTTTGGCATTGGTGGTCTCCAGTGCACTGTTTCAAGCATGCATTTTAACTTTTcttaggcttccagctcaatcagaacctgGGCTGGGATCTGGTACCATAAGGCATCATTCACAACTACCAATGGATTTCTTTCCgctgttttatatcccctcccaactttagTCCAGAAATTGCAGCAACAGACCACAAGGACTCCTTCTAGACCTctaatcatgggccctaaatccagccactaggtgtcactgttgaatGATGACTATGACTCCCTGTTCCCCTTTCTCTTTGCTCCCCGACCGACCTAGAGTATAGTACCCAAGCCAGGAATCTGAACCCATGTCCTGCCACATGATCCACCAGGCCATCCcattctgcctctttttttcttcttctctgtacattctttCCTCTTGTTTCTGGCACGTTGGCCCCTTTCTGCTCCCTTGCTGTTTACACTC
This genomic interval carries:
- the LOC115094177 gene encoding dual specificity protein phosphatase 14-like, coding for MSLQYGAMNFRNHGFFRRSPPPSTAAVASKPGVGSPLSVLGGIAQISPCLYLCSGNAASNRHLVFARGITCIINATTEIPNANWPDVDYVKVPLPDLPHAPLSLYFDSVADRIHQTGKKSGRTLVHCVAGVSRSASLCIAYLMKYHRLSLLDAHEWVKMRRPVVRPNVGFWRQLIDYEKKLFGKNTVRMVASPIGLVPDVYEKEARSLVPIWGFR